One window of Ralstonia pickettii DTP0602 genomic DNA carries:
- a CDS encoding glutamate racemase (K01776: E5.1.1.3, murI; glutamate racemase [EC:5.1.1.3]) — protein MPSPPVNPAPIGVFDSGLGGLSVLREIRTLLPHESLLYLADSKYAPYGEKPEKFVEARTLQACAWLIAQGCKALVIACNTATGHAVELLRKQLPLPIIGVEPGLKPAAAASRSKVVGVLATANTLKSAKFARLLASLDGESRFICEAGLGLVLLIEQGDVDGPAVRERLDAYLTPMLEAGADTLVLGCTHYPFLSGTIRAMVGDQLALVDTGSAIARQLARKLAEHGMAAAPDATPHDRFASTKDAAHLRAMAATLLQVQADAETVVIEPAPAL, from the coding sequence TTGCCCTCCCCTCCCGTGAACCCCGCACCCATCGGCGTCTTCGATTCCGGCCTTGGCGGCCTGTCCGTGCTGCGCGAGATCCGCACGCTGCTGCCGCATGAATCGCTGCTATACCTGGCCGATTCGAAATACGCGCCGTACGGCGAGAAGCCCGAGAAATTTGTCGAAGCGCGCACCCTGCAGGCCTGCGCATGGCTGATCGCCCAAGGCTGCAAGGCGCTGGTGATCGCCTGCAACACGGCCACCGGCCATGCCGTGGAACTGCTGCGCAAGCAACTGCCGCTTCCGATCATCGGTGTGGAACCGGGCCTGAAGCCGGCCGCCGCGGCCAGCCGCAGCAAGGTGGTGGGCGTGCTGGCGACCGCCAATACGCTCAAGAGTGCCAAATTCGCGCGGCTGCTGGCGTCGCTGGATGGCGAAAGCCGCTTTATCTGCGAAGCCGGCCTTGGCCTGGTGTTGCTGATCGAGCAAGGCGATGTCGACGGCCCCGCCGTACGCGAGCGCCTCGATGCCTACCTCACGCCCATGCTCGAAGCCGGCGCCGACACGCTGGTGCTGGGATGCACCCACTACCCTTTCCTCTCCGGCACCATCCGCGCGATGGTGGGCGACCAGCTGGCGCTGGTGGACACCGGTAGCGCGATTGCGCGCCAGCTCGCGCGCAAGCTGGCCGAGCACGGCATGGCTGCCGCGCCCGATGCCACGCCGCACGACCGCTTTGCCTCCACCAAGGACGCCGCGCACCTGCGTGCCATGGCAGCCACGCTGCTGCAGGTGCAGGCCGATGCCGAGACAGTGGTGATTGAGCCGGCGCCCGCGCTGTAG
- a CDS encoding membrane protein — protein MASNPMTRPQTMRPIPSIIFASRWLQLPLYLGLIVAQGVYVYHFLVEVWHLLAHVTEFDENKIMLVVLGLIDVVMISNLLIMVIVGGYETFVSRLGIDNHPDEPEWLDHVNAGVLKVKLSMALIGISSIHLLKTFIDAEQRTTHTIMWQVAIHIAFLASAVAMAWVDRMVSHPAGTHAKSGTH, from the coding sequence ATGGCTTCCAATCCAATGACCAGGCCGCAGACCATGCGGCCGATCCCGAGCATCATCTTCGCGTCGCGCTGGCTGCAGTTGCCGCTTTACCTGGGCCTGATCGTGGCCCAGGGCGTCTATGTTTACCATTTCCTGGTCGAAGTCTGGCACCTGCTGGCGCATGTGACGGAATTCGACGAGAACAAGATCATGCTGGTGGTGCTGGGCCTGATCGACGTGGTGATGATCTCCAACCTGCTGATCATGGTGATCGTGGGCGGCTACGAGACCTTCGTGTCGCGCCTGGGCATCGACAACCACCCGGACGAGCCGGAGTGGCTGGACCACGTCAACGCCGGCGTGCTCAAGGTCAAGCTGTCGATGGCGCTGATCGGGATTTCGTCGATCCACCTGCTGAAGACCTTTATCGATGCGGAGCAGCGCACGACCCACACCATCATGTGGCAGGTGGCGATCCACATTGCCTTCCTCGCCTCTGCGGTGGCCATGGCCTGGGTGGACCGGATGGTGTCACACCCGGCCGGCACCCATGCGAAGTCAGGGACACATTGA
- a CDS encoding fumarate hydratase (catalyzes the formation of fumarate from malate~K01676: E4.2.1.2A, fumA, fumB; fumarate hydratase, class I [EC:4.2.1.2]), which translates to MTVIKQEDLIQSVADSLQYISYYHPMDYITSLGRAYELEQSPAAKDAIAQILTNSRMCAEGKRPICQDTGIVTIFVKVGMDVRWDGATMGLTDMINEGVRRGYTHPDNVLRASIVSPPEGARKNTKDNTPAVIHYEVVPGNTVDIQVAAKGGGSENKSKFVMLNPSDSIVDWVLKTVPTMGAGWCPPGMLGIGIGGTAEKAMVMAKESLMESIDIQDIIARGPKDWVEELRVELYEKVNALGIGAQGLGGLATVLDVKIMACPTHAASKPVAMIPNCAATRHVHFTLDGSGPAKLEAPDLSQWPEVEWEPNTETSKRVDLNTLTPEEVASWKPGQTLLLNGKMLTGRDAAHKRIADMLAKGEKLPVDFKNRVIYYVGPVDPVRDEAVGPAGPTTATRMDKFTEMMLAETGLISMIGKAERGPVAIEAIKKHKSAYLMAVGGAAYLVAKAIKEAKVVGFEDLGMEAIYEFDVKDMPVTVAVDSEGTSVHKTGPAEWQAKIGKIPVAAL; encoded by the coding sequence ATGACTGTCATCAAGCAAGAAGACCTCATCCAGAGCGTCGCCGACTCCCTGCAGTACATCAGCTACTACCACCCGATGGACTACATCACCAGCCTGGGCCGCGCCTATGAGCTGGAGCAGAGCCCGGCGGCCAAGGACGCGATCGCACAGATCCTGACCAACAGCCGCATGTGCGCAGAGGGCAAGCGCCCGATCTGCCAGGACACCGGCATCGTCACGATCTTCGTCAAGGTGGGGATGGACGTGCGCTGGGATGGCGCCACCATGGGCCTGACGGACATGATCAATGAAGGCGTGCGCCGCGGCTACACGCACCCGGACAACGTGCTGCGCGCGTCGATCGTCAGCCCGCCCGAAGGCGCCCGCAAGAACACCAAGGACAACACCCCGGCCGTGATCCACTACGAGGTCGTGCCGGGCAACACCGTCGACATCCAGGTCGCGGCCAAGGGCGGCGGCTCGGAGAACAAGTCCAAGTTCGTGATGCTGAACCCGTCCGACTCGATCGTCGACTGGGTGCTGAAGACCGTGCCGACCATGGGCGCGGGCTGGTGCCCGCCGGGCATGCTGGGCATCGGCATCGGCGGCACGGCCGAGAAGGCCATGGTGATGGCCAAGGAATCGCTGATGGAGTCCATCGACATCCAGGACATCATCGCCCGCGGCCCGAAGGACTGGGTCGAGGAACTGCGCGTCGAGCTGTACGAGAAGGTCAATGCGCTGGGCATCGGCGCGCAGGGCCTGGGCGGCCTGGCCACCGTGCTGGACGTCAAGATCATGGCCTGCCCGACGCACGCCGCATCCAAGCCGGTCGCGATGATCCCCAACTGCGCCGCCACCCGCCACGTGCACTTCACGCTGGACGGCAGCGGCCCGGCCAAGCTGGAAGCGCCTGACCTGTCGCAATGGCCGGAGGTCGAGTGGGAACCGAACACCGAGACCTCCAAGCGCGTCGACCTGAACACGCTGACGCCGGAAGAAGTCGCCTCGTGGAAGCCGGGCCAGACCCTGCTGCTCAACGGCAAGATGCTGACCGGCCGCGACGCCGCGCACAAGCGCATCGCCGACATGCTGGCCAAGGGCGAGAAGCTCCCGGTGGACTTCAAGAACCGCGTGATCTACTACGTCGGCCCGGTCGATCCGGTGCGCGACGAGGCAGTCGGCCCGGCCGGCCCCACCACCGCCACGCGCATGGACAAGTTCACCGAGATGATGCTGGCCGAAACCGGCCTGATCTCGATGATCGGCAAGGCCGAGCGCGGCCCTGTGGCGATCGAAGCCATCAAGAAGCACAAGTCGGCCTACCTGATGGCCGTGGGCGGCGCCGCCTACCTGGTGGCCAAGGCAATCAAGGAAGCCAAGGTGGTCGGCTTCGAAGACCTCGGCATGGAAGCGATCTACGAGTTCGACGTCAAGGACATGCCGGTGACGGTCGCCGTGGACAGCGAAGGCACCTCGGTGCACAAGACCGGCCCGGCCGAATGGCAAGCCAAGATCGGCAAGATCCCGGTCGCCGCGCTGTAA